In Vidua chalybeata isolate OUT-0048 chromosome 5, bVidCha1 merged haplotype, whole genome shotgun sequence, one genomic interval encodes:
- the MCM10 gene encoding protein MCM10 homolog, which yields MDADDDLDLLASLLEENEATEERNSPEEEDAPEDEDGEPDEYDELFDAEDDASYTEEVDAEDSMIDEQKENLAMLFGDVDDLLEEEEAEKAVPTSAPSQTKEKTNEELQAELRKLQEQMKTLQEQLQKTALGQQSSSGPEKKTSGKSPRPPLKERKVRKLQESPCFLAQLDNPLPPAKQGMQKSKASSAENKILPPRQVLGLAFQPLKSAVGNTPSKVTREKTPPVPACSSATTQPVSVETFSGLRLRKPRVSSAEMDRKMANRKLIRLSQLKNKLATENLEEIDWVTFGVIVKKVTPQSANNGRTFSIWRLNDLRDLNECVSLFLFGEVHKEHWKTDQGTVVGLLNANPMKPKEGSDEVCLSIDHPQKILLMGEALDMGTCKARKKNGDPCTQIVNLNDCEYCQYHIQSQYKKLSSKRADLQSTFSGGRIPKKVGRKNPTLKERLCQDGFYYGGVSSAAYAASVAAAAVPKRKIQTTLSNLVVKGSDAIVQETRQKIGAAKRPMQCSEEFRELLAQPTFGARNLCKHWTKTDAEKKQGANFQSISASALLKQQKQKLLEARKKRSEEIQRRFLQNTGKASTPALPSSSRQTSLHSPVPGAEFPKAAKMSTPQRPRLGTGFSEGEDILFFDKSPPPRPKLDSLAEAKKLAAIQRLRAKGQIIPKTDPNSVKRKRTDVEDVLEIVERVEKNVAQPQGAEADNEMDGLEPAQKKRREQLAYLESEEFQKILKAKSKHTDVVKEAEAELQEQYFQPLVKKEELEEKMRNIKAVKCRVVTCKTCNYTYFKPLETCVQDNHDYLWHDAIKRFFKCPCGSRAISLDRLPKKPCSNCGLFKWERDGMLKEKKGPKIGGETLLPRGEEQPKFLNSLK from the exons ATGGACG CTGATGATGACTTGGATCTGTTGGCTTCCCTTCTGGAAGAAAACGAAGCAACTGAGGAGAGGAATTCTCCTGAGGAGGAAGATGCTCCTGAGGATGAAGATGGAGAACCAGATGAGTACGATGAGCTCTTTGATGCAGAAGATGATGCATCCTACACTGAGGAGGTTGATGCTGAGGACAGCATGATTGATGAGCAGAAGGAGAACTTGGCTATGCTGTTTGGAGATGTAGATGACctgctggaagaggaggaggcagagaaagCTGTCCCCACTTCAGCTCCCAGTCAGACAAAGGAGAAAACCAATGAAGAACTACAAG CTGAGCTGAGAAAATTGCAAGAACAGATGAAGACGTTACAGGAGCAGTTGCAGAAGACTGCTCTTGGGCAGCAATCCAGTTCAGGCCCTGAGAAGAAAACCTCTG GTAAATCTCCCCGTCCACCcttaaaggaaaggaaagttcGGAAGCTGCAAGAATCACCATGCTTCTTGGCCCAACTGGATAATCCTTTACCACCAGCCAAGCAAGGAATGCAGAAATCAAAAGCATCCTCAGCAG AGAACAAAATTCTTCCTCCACGGCAAGTCCTCGGTCTGGCGTTCCAGCCTCTCAAGTCTGCCGTAGGGAACACACCCAGTAAGGTGACCAGAGAGAAAACTCCTCCCGTGCCGGCATGCTCCAGTGCAACCACGCAGCCAGTGTCTGTGGAAACCTTCTCAGGACTGAGATTAAG AAAACCCCGGGTGTCTTCGGCCGAAATGGACAGGAAAATGGCTAACAGGAAGCTCATCCGACTGTCTCAGCTGAAGAACAAACTTGCTACTGAAAATCTGGAGGAAATAGACTGGGTAACATTTGGAGTCATAGTGAAGAAGGTCACTCCTCAGAGCGCAAATAAT GGCAGAACCTTCAGTATCTGGCGGCTGAACGACCTGCGGGACCTCAATGAGTGCGTCTCACTCTTCCTGTTTGGTGAAGTCCACAAGGAGCACTGGAAGACCGACCAAGGCACCGTTGTTGGCCTGCTCAATGCCAACCCTATGAAACCTAAAGAAGGCTCAGATGAG GTGTGTTTGTCCATTGACCATCCCCAGAAGATCCTCCTCATGGGAGAAGCTCTGGATATGGGCACCTGCAAAGCCAGGAAGAAGAATGGTGATCCTTGTACACAGATTGTGAACCTG AATGACTGTGAATATTGTCAGTATCACATACAGTCCCAGTACAAGAAGCTCAGCTCAAAGCGGGCAGATCTGCAGTCCACCTTTTCTGGTGGCCGCATTCCCAAAAAAGTTGGTCGGAAAAATCCCACTTTGAAGGAGAGGCTGTGTCAGGATGGGTTTTATTATGGAGGAGTCTCTTCAGCAGCATATGCAGCCTCAGT tgcagcagctgctgtgccgAAAAGGAAGATTCAAACCACTCTCTCCAACCTGGTCGTGAAAGGATCTGATGCAATTGTCCAGGAAACCAGGCAGAAAATTG GTGCAGCAAAGAGACCCATGCAGTGTTCTGAAGAATTCAGGGAACTGCTGGCACAGCCAACCTTTGGAGCACGAAACCTCTGCAAGCACTGGACCAAAACAG atgcTGAAAAGAAGCAAGGGGCAAATTTCCAGTCTATCTCTGCTTCAGCACTGCTCAagcaacagaaacagaaattgctgGAGGCCAGAAAAAAGCGATCTGAAGAGATTCAGAGGCG GTTTCTCCAGAACACGGGTAAAGCCAGCACTCCTGCTCTCCCATCCTCCTCCAGACAGACCTCCCTCCATTCCCCAGTGCCTGGGGCAGAGTTTCCCAAAGCTGCAAAAATGTCAACTCCTCAAAGGCCCAGGCTAGGTACAGGCTTCTCAGAAGGAGAAGATATCCTCTTCTTTGACAAGTCTCCTCCTCCAAGGCCAAAGCTAGACAGCTTGGCAGAAGCCAAAAAG CTGGCTGCAATACAACGACTACGAGCAAAAGGCCAGATTATTCCTAAAACAGACCCAAACAGCGTCAAGAGGAAACGAACTGATGTTGAGGATGTCCTAGAAATTGTTGAAAGAGTTGAGAAAAATGTTGCTCAGCCACAAGGTGCTGAAGCAGACAATG AAATGGATGGACTGGAACCTGCCCAAAAGAAACGGCGTGAGCAGCTGGCCTATCTGGAGTCAGAAGAGTTCCAGAAAATCCTGAAGGCCAAGTCCAAGCACACAGATGTCGTAAAAGAG GCTGAGGCTGAACTGCAGGAGCAATACTTTCAGCCACTGGTGAaaaaggaagagctggaagagAAGATGAGGAACATTAAAGCAGTGAAATGCCGAGTTGTGACGTGTAAAACG TGTAATTACACCTATTTCAAGCCTCTGGAGACTTGTGTGCAGGATAACCACGACTACCTCTGGCATGATGCCATCAAGAGATTTTTCAAATGTCCTTGTGGAAGCAGAGCTATTTCCCTTGACAGGCTTCCAAAAAAGCCCTGCAG TAACTGTGGCCTCTTCAAGTGGGAGCGAGATGGGATGCTAAAG gagaaaaaaggTCCGAAGATTGGTGGAGAAACGCTTTTACCAAGAGGAGAAGAACAACCAAAATTTCTCAATAGTCTTAAGTGA
- the OPTN gene encoding optineurin isoform X2: MGGAELGGPRGGGGGGGGGDAGDGGRAVRPSAERGRCPHGRAVRAASEMSSKLKGSPAENGEHSKSKMENGADSMAPPALNTYTPEEMVQQMKELITENNELKEAMKLHNQAMKDRYEELSTWREKQKEEREFYELKFKEAKQCLQAKCIENEQLQQQLQSLKEREEGAEMEGCMAPEKEVRQLKSQVQRLQAEKADLLAIISELQVKLNISAEDSFVEIGMNEGEINTAAKEHQVNSGEMPNNVAVCMSKSADESKNLESEELTVSQLLCCLRNETQKREKLEKELQDHKERLSKLEKETRNCLDSGTQTEQEEESSEAVGSEVEALNLQVCALFKELQEAHEKLKEAELIQKKLQEKCQVLERKSLAAASELEEKQQLIYTIKKLELQVESMQAEVKLEQAKTHEEKARYNNLQDSYSKVLPELTEAMKKIDEMKRKELDRVDKVVVEQLTAKVELAEQALAAKQLQIDEMKQIIAKQEEDLETMSVLRAQMEVYCSDFHAERAAREKIHEEKEQLAVQLAYLLKEQQNFEDLGRTSLAEMQSRHGARMPDREHSPHLVQRGTNSQDWPEQRNISIYSCPKCEEILPDLDTLQIHVMDCIN; encoded by the exons ATGGGAGGCGCGGAGCTGGGAGGTCCCCGcggaggaggaggcggaggaggaggcGGGGACGCTGGGGACGGAGGGCGGGCAGTCCGTCCGTCAGCTGAGCGGGGTCGCTGCCCCCATGGGCGCGCCGTGAGGG CTGCTTCGGAGATGTCCAGCAAGTTGAAGGGCAGCCCTGCTGAAAATGGAGAGCATTCCAAGAGTAAAATGGAAAACGGAGCGGACAGCATGGCTCCCCCAGCCCTTAACACCTACACCCCAGAAGAGATGGTGCAGCAGATGAAAGAATTAATCACTGAGAACAATGAGTTAAAAG AGGCCATGAAGTTGCACAACCAAGCTATGAAGGACCGATATGAGGAACTTTCCACCtggagagagaagcagaaagaagaacGAGAATTTTACGAGTTAAAGTTTAAGGAGGCAAAGCAGTGCTTGCAGGCCAAGTGCATTGAAAATGAACAGCTACAGCAGCAACTTCAGAGcttaaaggaaagagaagaaggagCTGAAATG GAGGGCTGCATGGCTCCCGAGAAGGAAGTGAGGCAGCTGAAGTCCCAGGTGCAGCGGCTCCAGGCTGAGAAGGCAGATCTGCTCGCCATCATTTCAGAGCTGCAGGTCAAGCTGAACATCTCAGCAGAGGATTCCTTTGTGGAGATTGGGATGAAC GAAGGGGAAATAAATACAGCTGCAAAGGAACATCAAGTGAATAGTGGTGAAATGCCCAATAATGTTGCTGTCTGCAT GAGCAAATCTGCAGATGAATCTAAGAATTTGGAGTCTGAGGAGCTAACTgtgagccagctgctctgctgccttagAAATGAAACTCAGAAGAGGGAAAAACTtgagaaggagctgcaggatcaCAAAGAGAG actgtcaaagctggagaaggagaccAGAAACTGCCTGGACAGTGGGACACAAACTGAACAGGAAGAAGAGAGTTCAGAAGCT gTTGGCAGTGAAGTAGAAGCCCTGAATCTGCAAGTTTGTGCTCTGTTTAAAGAGCTTCAGGAAGCCCATGAGAAGTTAAAAGAAGCAGAATTGATTCAGAAGAAACTTCAAGAAAA GTGCCAGgtactggaaagaaaaagcttggCTGCTGCATCAGAAttggaggagaagcagcagctaaTATACACCATCAAGAAGCTGGAACTTCAGGTAGAGAGCATGCAGGCAGAGGTCAAGCTGGAACAAGCCAAGACACATGAAGAAAA GGCAAGATACAATAACCTCCAGGATTCATATAGCAAAGTCCTTCCAGAACTCACTGaggcaatgaaaaaaattgatgaAATGAAACGCAAAGAG CTGGACAGAGTAGATAAAGTTGTGGTGGAACAACTGACGGCAAAGGTGGAGTTGGCAGAACAAGCCCTTGCTGCAAAGCAGCTCCAGATAGATGAAATGAAGCAGATAATTGCTAAGCAAGAGGAGGACCTTGAAACTATGTCTGTGCTTCGTGCTCAG ATGGAGGTTTATTGTTCTGATTTCCATGCTGAGAGGGCAGCAAGAGAGAAGATCCATGAGGAGAAGGAGCAGTTGGCTGTCCAGCTGGCATACCTActaaaagagcagcaaaacttTGAAGATCTTGGCCG AACCTCTCTGGCAGAGATGCAGAGTCGCCACGGAGCCAGGATGCCGGATCGGGAGCACTCACCTCACCTTGTCCAAAGAG GAACTAACAGTCAAGACTGGCCAGAGCAGCGgaatatttcaatttattcCTGTCCGAAATGTGAAGAAATTCTACCTGATTTGGACACACTGCAGATTCACGTTATGGACTGCATTAATTGA
- the OPTN gene encoding optineurin isoform X1 yields the protein MGGAELGGPRGGGGGGGGGDAGDGGRAVRPSAERGRCPHGRAVRAASEMSSKLKGSPAENGEHSKSKMENGADSMAPPALNTYTPEEMVQQMKELITENNELKEAMKLHNQAMKDRYEELSTWREKQKEEREFYELKFKEAKQCLQAKCIENEQLQQQLQSLKEREEGAEMEGCMAPEKEVRQLKSQVQRLQAEKADLLAIISELQVKLNISAEDSFVEIGMNEGEINTAAKEHQVNSGEMPNNVAVCIRSKSADESKNLESEELTVSQLLCCLRNETQKREKLEKELQDHKERLSKLEKETRNCLDSGTQTEQEEESSEAVGSEVEALNLQVCALFKELQEAHEKLKEAELIQKKLQEKCQVLERKSLAAASELEEKQQLIYTIKKLELQVESMQAEVKLEQAKTHEEKARYNNLQDSYSKVLPELTEAMKKIDEMKRKELDRVDKVVVEQLTAKVELAEQALAAKQLQIDEMKQIIAKQEEDLETMSVLRAQMEVYCSDFHAERAAREKIHEEKEQLAVQLAYLLKEQQNFEDLGRTSLAEMQSRHGARMPDREHSPHLVQRGTNSQDWPEQRNISIYSCPKCEEILPDLDTLQIHVMDCIN from the exons ATGGGAGGCGCGGAGCTGGGAGGTCCCCGcggaggaggaggcggaggaggaggcGGGGACGCTGGGGACGGAGGGCGGGCAGTCCGTCCGTCAGCTGAGCGGGGTCGCTGCCCCCATGGGCGCGCCGTGAGGG CTGCTTCGGAGATGTCCAGCAAGTTGAAGGGCAGCCCTGCTGAAAATGGAGAGCATTCCAAGAGTAAAATGGAAAACGGAGCGGACAGCATGGCTCCCCCAGCCCTTAACACCTACACCCCAGAAGAGATGGTGCAGCAGATGAAAGAATTAATCACTGAGAACAATGAGTTAAAAG AGGCCATGAAGTTGCACAACCAAGCTATGAAGGACCGATATGAGGAACTTTCCACCtggagagagaagcagaaagaagaacGAGAATTTTACGAGTTAAAGTTTAAGGAGGCAAAGCAGTGCTTGCAGGCCAAGTGCATTGAAAATGAACAGCTACAGCAGCAACTTCAGAGcttaaaggaaagagaagaaggagCTGAAATG GAGGGCTGCATGGCTCCCGAGAAGGAAGTGAGGCAGCTGAAGTCCCAGGTGCAGCGGCTCCAGGCTGAGAAGGCAGATCTGCTCGCCATCATTTCAGAGCTGCAGGTCAAGCTGAACATCTCAGCAGAGGATTCCTTTGTGGAGATTGGGATGAAC GAAGGGGAAATAAATACAGCTGCAAAGGAACATCAAGTGAATAGTGGTGAAATGCCCAATAATGTTGCTGTCTGCAT CAGGAGCAAATCTGCAGATGAATCTAAGAATTTGGAGTCTGAGGAGCTAACTgtgagccagctgctctgctgccttagAAATGAAACTCAGAAGAGGGAAAAACTtgagaaggagctgcaggatcaCAAAGAGAG actgtcaaagctggagaaggagaccAGAAACTGCCTGGACAGTGGGACACAAACTGAACAGGAAGAAGAGAGTTCAGAAGCT gTTGGCAGTGAAGTAGAAGCCCTGAATCTGCAAGTTTGTGCTCTGTTTAAAGAGCTTCAGGAAGCCCATGAGAAGTTAAAAGAAGCAGAATTGATTCAGAAGAAACTTCAAGAAAA GTGCCAGgtactggaaagaaaaagcttggCTGCTGCATCAGAAttggaggagaagcagcagctaaTATACACCATCAAGAAGCTGGAACTTCAGGTAGAGAGCATGCAGGCAGAGGTCAAGCTGGAACAAGCCAAGACACATGAAGAAAA GGCAAGATACAATAACCTCCAGGATTCATATAGCAAAGTCCTTCCAGAACTCACTGaggcaatgaaaaaaattgatgaAATGAAACGCAAAGAG CTGGACAGAGTAGATAAAGTTGTGGTGGAACAACTGACGGCAAAGGTGGAGTTGGCAGAACAAGCCCTTGCTGCAAAGCAGCTCCAGATAGATGAAATGAAGCAGATAATTGCTAAGCAAGAGGAGGACCTTGAAACTATGTCTGTGCTTCGTGCTCAG ATGGAGGTTTATTGTTCTGATTTCCATGCTGAGAGGGCAGCAAGAGAGAAGATCCATGAGGAGAAGGAGCAGTTGGCTGTCCAGCTGGCATACCTActaaaagagcagcaaaacttTGAAGATCTTGGCCG AACCTCTCTGGCAGAGATGCAGAGTCGCCACGGAGCCAGGATGCCGGATCGGGAGCACTCACCTCACCTTGTCCAAAGAG GAACTAACAGTCAAGACTGGCCAGAGCAGCGgaatatttcaatttattcCTGTCCGAAATGTGAAGAAATTCTACCTGATTTGGACACACTGCAGATTCACGTTATGGACTGCATTAATTGA
- the OPTN gene encoding optineurin isoform X3: protein MSSKLKGSPAENGEHSKSKMENGADSMAPPALNTYTPEEMVQQMKELITENNELKEAMKLHNQAMKDRYEELSTWREKQKEEREFYELKFKEAKQCLQAKCIENEQLQQQLQSLKEREEGAEMEGCMAPEKEVRQLKSQVQRLQAEKADLLAIISELQVKLNISAEDSFVEIGMNEGEINTAAKEHQVNSGEMPNNVAVCIRSKSADESKNLESEELTVSQLLCCLRNETQKREKLEKELQDHKERLSKLEKETRNCLDSGTQTEQEEESSEAVGSEVEALNLQVCALFKELQEAHEKLKEAELIQKKLQEKCQVLERKSLAAASELEEKQQLIYTIKKLELQVESMQAEVKLEQAKTHEEKARYNNLQDSYSKVLPELTEAMKKIDEMKRKELDRVDKVVVEQLTAKVELAEQALAAKQLQIDEMKQIIAKQEEDLETMSVLRAQMEVYCSDFHAERAAREKIHEEKEQLAVQLAYLLKEQQNFEDLGRTSLAEMQSRHGARMPDREHSPHLVQRGTNSQDWPEQRNISIYSCPKCEEILPDLDTLQIHVMDCIN from the exons ATGTCCAGCAAGTTGAAGGGCAGCCCTGCTGAAAATGGAGAGCATTCCAAGAGTAAAATGGAAAACGGAGCGGACAGCATGGCTCCCCCAGCCCTTAACACCTACACCCCAGAAGAGATGGTGCAGCAGATGAAAGAATTAATCACTGAGAACAATGAGTTAAAAG AGGCCATGAAGTTGCACAACCAAGCTATGAAGGACCGATATGAGGAACTTTCCACCtggagagagaagcagaaagaagaacGAGAATTTTACGAGTTAAAGTTTAAGGAGGCAAAGCAGTGCTTGCAGGCCAAGTGCATTGAAAATGAACAGCTACAGCAGCAACTTCAGAGcttaaaggaaagagaagaaggagCTGAAATG GAGGGCTGCATGGCTCCCGAGAAGGAAGTGAGGCAGCTGAAGTCCCAGGTGCAGCGGCTCCAGGCTGAGAAGGCAGATCTGCTCGCCATCATTTCAGAGCTGCAGGTCAAGCTGAACATCTCAGCAGAGGATTCCTTTGTGGAGATTGGGATGAAC GAAGGGGAAATAAATACAGCTGCAAAGGAACATCAAGTGAATAGTGGTGAAATGCCCAATAATGTTGCTGTCTGCAT CAGGAGCAAATCTGCAGATGAATCTAAGAATTTGGAGTCTGAGGAGCTAACTgtgagccagctgctctgctgccttagAAATGAAACTCAGAAGAGGGAAAAACTtgagaaggagctgcaggatcaCAAAGAGAG actgtcaaagctggagaaggagaccAGAAACTGCCTGGACAGTGGGACACAAACTGAACAGGAAGAAGAGAGTTCAGAAGCT gTTGGCAGTGAAGTAGAAGCCCTGAATCTGCAAGTTTGTGCTCTGTTTAAAGAGCTTCAGGAAGCCCATGAGAAGTTAAAAGAAGCAGAATTGATTCAGAAGAAACTTCAAGAAAA GTGCCAGgtactggaaagaaaaagcttggCTGCTGCATCAGAAttggaggagaagcagcagctaaTATACACCATCAAGAAGCTGGAACTTCAGGTAGAGAGCATGCAGGCAGAGGTCAAGCTGGAACAAGCCAAGACACATGAAGAAAA GGCAAGATACAATAACCTCCAGGATTCATATAGCAAAGTCCTTCCAGAACTCACTGaggcaatgaaaaaaattgatgaAATGAAACGCAAAGAG CTGGACAGAGTAGATAAAGTTGTGGTGGAACAACTGACGGCAAAGGTGGAGTTGGCAGAACAAGCCCTTGCTGCAAAGCAGCTCCAGATAGATGAAATGAAGCAGATAATTGCTAAGCAAGAGGAGGACCTTGAAACTATGTCTGTGCTTCGTGCTCAG ATGGAGGTTTATTGTTCTGATTTCCATGCTGAGAGGGCAGCAAGAGAGAAGATCCATGAGGAGAAGGAGCAGTTGGCTGTCCAGCTGGCATACCTActaaaagagcagcaaaacttTGAAGATCTTGGCCG AACCTCTCTGGCAGAGATGCAGAGTCGCCACGGAGCCAGGATGCCGGATCGGGAGCACTCACCTCACCTTGTCCAAAGAG GAACTAACAGTCAAGACTGGCCAGAGCAGCGgaatatttcaatttattcCTGTCCGAAATGTGAAGAAATTCTACCTGATTTGGACACACTGCAGATTCACGTTATGGACTGCATTAATTGA